In Nitrososphaerota archaeon, the following are encoded in one genomic region:
- a CDS encoding 50S ribosomal protein L37: MVRGEDKTLKGLGAKYGRTLRVRYSRVVLLQKSRRKCPSCGALKLRRKASGIWSCSKCGHKVAGGAYDL; this comes from the coding sequence TTGGTTAGAGGAGAAGACAAGACACTCAAAGGCTTGGGCGCGAAGTACGGCAGAACCTTACGTGTAAGATATAGTAGAGTAGTGCTTCTGCAGAAAAGCAGAAGAAAATGCCCCTCCTGCGGCGCTCTAAAGCTGAGGCGTAAAGCAAGCGGGATATGGAGCTGCTCAAAGTGTGGTCACAAGGTTGCCGGAGGAGCATACGACCTCTAA
- a CDS encoding KEOPS complex Pcc1-like subunit has translation MPEEHTTSNLHLKATINIAASKEEASAIYKALLPETGSERKRRAAVKLEHKDDHLTIEVTTEDLSSARAVIGSYLRLIKAASSTIEKIKQK, from the coding sequence TTGCCGGAGGAGCATACGACCTCTAACCTCCACCTCAAAGCAACTATCAACATAGCAGCTTCAAAAGAAGAAGCATCTGCGATCTATAAAGCACTTTTACCTGAGACGGGAAGCGAAAGAAAGCGCAGAGCAGCCGTCAAGCTCGAGCATAAAGACGACCACTTAACAATCGAAGTCACCACAGAAGACTTATCCTCGGCGAGGGCTGTAATAGGCTCCTACCTCAGGCTCATAAAAGCAGCATCCTCAACAATAGAGAAGATAAAGCAGAAATAA